From the genome of Rarobacter incanus, one region includes:
- a CDS encoding 4-hydroxy-3-methylbut-2-enyl diphosphate reductase: protein MKKVLLAAPRGYCAGVDRAVVAVEKALEQYGAPIYVRKEIVHNKYVVSTLAQRGAIFVDDTDEVPEGARVVFSAHGVSPAVKDAAEARNLATIDATCPLVSKVHKEAVRFAKDDFDILLIGHAGHEEVEGTYGEAPEHIQIVNSPADVDGVVVRDPNKVIWISQTTLSVDETMETVRRLRERFPALQDPPSDDICYATQNRQVAVKKLAPQCDLVIVVGSANSSNSVRLVEVALEAGARTAHRVDGAGELEESWFASVETVGVTSGASVPEVLVDELLESLAARGFGAVEEIRTATEDLLFSLPRELRSGPRRAPRRSLPIEAV from the coding sequence GTGAAAAAAGTTCTTCTCGCCGCCCCGCGCGGTTATTGTGCCGGCGTCGATCGGGCGGTTGTCGCTGTCGAAAAGGCGTTGGAACAATATGGTGCGCCCATTTATGTGCGCAAGGAGATCGTTCACAATAAGTACGTGGTCAGCACGCTGGCGCAGCGCGGCGCGATCTTTGTAGACGATACGGACGAGGTCCCTGAAGGCGCCAGGGTTGTGTTCTCCGCGCACGGCGTGTCGCCCGCGGTCAAGGACGCGGCCGAAGCCCGTAACCTCGCGACGATCGATGCGACCTGTCCATTGGTGTCCAAGGTGCACAAGGAGGCGGTGCGGTTCGCCAAGGATGATTTCGACATCCTTCTCATCGGTCACGCCGGCCACGAGGAAGTCGAGGGCACCTACGGCGAGGCTCCCGAGCACATCCAGATCGTCAATTCCCCGGCGGATGTCGATGGCGTAGTAGTGCGTGACCCGAACAAGGTCATCTGGATTTCCCAAACCACGCTGTCGGTCGATGAAACCATGGAGACCGTGCGCAGGCTGCGCGAACGGTTCCCCGCCTTGCAGGATCCGCCCAGCGACGATATCTGCTATGCGACGCAAAACAGGCAGGTTGCCGTCAAAAAGCTTGCCCCCCAGTGCGATCTGGTGATCGTGGTGGGTTCGGCCAATTCGTCGAATTCCGTGCGATTGGTCGAGGTCGCGCTCGAGGCCGGTGCGCGCACCGCGCACCGGGTGGACGGTGCGGGCGAACTTGAAGAATCCTGGTTCGCTTCCGTCGAAACCGTCGGTGTGACCTCCGGCGCATCGGTTCCCGAGGTACTGGTGGATGAGTTGCTCGAATCACTTGCCGCGCGGGGATTTGGCGCGGTGGAAGAGATCCGGACCGCCACCGAAGATCTGCTCTTCTCGCTCCCGCGCGAACTGCGCTCCGGGCCGCGCCGCGCGCCACGCAGGTCGCTGCCGATTGAGGCTGTGTAG
- the xseA gene encoding exodeoxyribonuclease VII large subunit — protein MLPARAADTTEQDPWPVRLLSAKIEEYITRMSVVWIEGQIVQLNRRPGAGMAFLTLRDADVNESLPVSIYARVLDAGPKLNEGDRVVVRAKATFWRQRGSFQLQADRIRPVGVGDLLARIEQLKRALAGEGLFAPDKKKPLPFLPRVVGLICGRESKAEHDVTVNASARWPGVQFEIREVAVQGTQAVAQVTRALAELDAMDGVDVIVLARGGGSVEDLLPFSNETLVRAVADAITPVVSAIGHETDNPLVDFAADLRASTPTDAAKRIVPDYEDEVRGLANARSRIDHAIDTSLAREASTIAALRATLSSPFAIVEREEQRVKELTERQRSLLEATILRADRDISTLSAQVTALSPAQTLNRGYAIIRDENGVIVRTGATISPGTRITARLRDGTLDATVRGFRPTSG, from the coding sequence ATGCTTCCCGCCCGCGCAGCCGACACCACCGAACAAGACCCGTGGCCAGTGCGGCTGCTGTCCGCGAAAATCGAGGAATACATCACGCGGATGTCGGTGGTGTGGATCGAAGGTCAGATTGTCCAGCTCAACCGCCGCCCCGGCGCCGGGATGGCGTTCTTAACCCTGCGAGATGCCGATGTCAACGAATCGCTTCCCGTATCGATCTACGCCAGGGTCCTGGACGCCGGGCCCAAGCTCAACGAGGGCGACCGGGTCGTGGTGCGCGCCAAGGCCACCTTCTGGCGCCAACGCGGCAGCTTTCAGCTCCAGGCCGACAGGATCCGCCCCGTCGGCGTCGGCGACCTCCTCGCGCGCATCGAGCAGCTCAAGCGCGCCCTGGCGGGCGAAGGGCTCTTCGCGCCGGATAAGAAAAAGCCCTTACCGTTCCTGCCAAGGGTGGTCGGGCTCATCTGCGGACGAGAATCGAAGGCCGAACACGACGTGACCGTCAATGCGAGCGCCCGCTGGCCGGGCGTCCAGTTCGAGATTCGGGAGGTTGCGGTTCAGGGCACGCAGGCGGTAGCCCAGGTCACCCGGGCCCTGGCCGAGTTGGACGCCATGGACGGCGTCGACGTCATCGTGCTGGCTCGCGGCGGCGGTTCCGTCGAAGACCTGCTCCCGTTTTCCAACGAGACCCTGGTGCGGGCCGTTGCGGATGCGATCACGCCCGTGGTGAGCGCCATTGGCCACGAAACCGACAACCCGCTCGTGGACTTCGCAGCCGATTTGCGGGCCTCGACGCCAACCGACGCGGCCAAGCGGATAGTCCCCGACTACGAAGACGAGGTGCGCGGGCTGGCCAATGCGCGCAGTCGAATCGACCACGCGATCGATACCTCGCTGGCGCGAGAGGCAAGCACCATCGCGGCTCTACGCGCCACGCTGAGTTCACCGTTCGCGATCGTTGAACGCGAAGAGCAACGCGTCAAGGAATTAACGGAGCGACAGCGGTCCCTGCTAGAGGCCACCATCTTGCGTGCCGACCGCGACATATCGACGCTATCCGCGCAGGTCACGGCCCTATCACCGGCTCAGACCCTGAATCGCGGATACGCGATCATCCGCGACGAAAACGGCGTCATTGTGCGCACGGGCGCCACCATTTCGCCCGGAACTCGCATCACAGCGCGTTTGCGCGATGGGACTCTCGATGCAACCGTCCGCGGGTTCCGCCCGACCAGTGGTTAA
- a CDS encoding exodeoxyribonuclease VII small subunit, translated as MSNVADLTYEQARDELVTVVGKLESGAGSLDESLALWERGEALAAHCQRWLDQARARLEKARAASAGDAGLEDPAGGES; from the coding sequence ATGAGTAACGTTGCGGATCTGACCTACGAACAAGCCAGGGATGAACTTGTGACCGTTGTGGGCAAGCTGGAATCCGGCGCCGGGTCCCTGGATGAATCGCTGGCTCTATGGGAACGGGGCGAAGCCTTGGCCGCGCATTGCCAGCGATGGCTCGATCAGGCACGCGCACGGCTCGAGAAGGCTCGCGCCGCCAGTGCGGGCGACGCAGGACTGGAAGATCCAGCAGGAGGCGAATCGTGA
- a CDS encoding carbohydrate kinase family protein, whose product MNAPNTAVFGSAPDPYKVLVVGESLIDVVQKTDGSVREHCGGSPANVAIALGRLGHEVNLVTWLGKDAYADILRDWLNDSGVNIAAGLGDAPYTPLASAVIDKDGSATYTFDLTWDLSTSARVPDQTSVIHVGSLAATLEPGSDKVYEFMRSAREATTVFDPNIRPSIVDDPESIRHRVERFFDASDVVRASDVDLLWLYPYTDPIDVARRLVRERRPSLVVITQGPQGATAITKNHEVHTPTAAFSVVDRVGAGDAATGGLIDGLSQAGLLTKANRERLADIDEPTLQAILDWCAQLCAYCLSKEGATMARRSDLSVSLNLPCHDGANDG is encoded by the coding sequence GTGAACGCACCCAACACCGCGGTGTTCGGATCGGCACCCGACCCCTACAAGGTCCTGGTCGTCGGCGAATCCCTCATTGACGTCGTGCAAAAGACCGACGGCTCGGTCCGCGAGCACTGCGGCGGTTCGCCAGCAAACGTCGCGATCGCCCTCGGCAGGCTGGGCCACGAGGTAAACCTGGTGACGTGGCTAGGCAAGGACGCCTACGCCGATATCCTGCGCGATTGGTTGAACGACTCCGGGGTCAACATCGCGGCGGGCTTAGGGGATGCGCCCTACACCCCGCTCGCCTCCGCCGTGATCGACAAGGACGGTTCGGCAACCTACACGTTCGACCTGACCTGGGATCTGTCAACGAGCGCGCGCGTTCCCGACCAGACTTCCGTCATCCACGTTGGTTCCCTGGCGGCGACGCTCGAACCGGGCAGCGACAAGGTTTACGAATTCATGCGGTCGGCGCGGGAAGCAACAACCGTCTTCGATCCGAACATTCGCCCCAGCATCGTGGACGATCCCGAGAGCATCCGCCATCGCGTCGAGCGCTTCTTTGACGCATCCGATGTCGTGCGGGCCTCCGACGTGGACCTGCTGTGGCTCTACCCGTACACGGACCCGATCGACGTGGCGCGCCGCCTCGTGCGCGAGCGCAGGCCCTCGCTGGTGGTTATCACTCAGGGGCCGCAGGGCGCCACCGCGATCACCAAGAACCACGAAGTGCACACGCCGACCGCTGCCTTCTCGGTCGTCGATAGGGTTGGCGCGGGCGATGCCGCCACCGGCGGCCTGATCGACGGGTTGAGCCAGGCCGGCCTGCTCACGAAGGCTAACCGCGAGCGGCTCGCCGACATCGACGAGCCGACGCTGCAGGCCATTTTGGACTGGTGTGCCCAGCTTTGCGCGTATTGTCTGTCAAAGGAGGGTGCCACCATGGCACGGCGGTCCGATCTTTCGGTATCGCTCAATCTCCCTTGTCACGATGGAGCAAACGATGGTTAA
- a CDS encoding carbonic anhydrase — protein MVKTPAQAWQDLHAGNARFMAGTMHHPSQDVQRRHELAAAQSPFAVIFGCSDSRVAAEIIFDQGLGDVFVVRTAGHVLDTTVIGSIEYGIDVLGASLIVVLAHDHCGAVAAAHHTLTTGEQPTGFVRAIVDRVLPSIVKTGGPGKEPGLAINAEELGREHVRHTVDMLYGYSAHLAAAVDEGRCAIVGVEYELHDGRASVIDSRGDIR, from the coding sequence ATGGTTAAGACCCCGGCGCAAGCCTGGCAGGATCTACATGCGGGCAACGCGAGGTTCATGGCGGGAACGATGCACCACCCGTCGCAGGACGTTCAGCGCCGGCACGAACTCGCGGCAGCGCAATCGCCGTTTGCAGTGATCTTCGGCTGCTCCGATTCGCGCGTTGCCGCGGAAATCATCTTCGATCAGGGCCTGGGCGACGTCTTCGTCGTGCGCACCGCGGGACACGTCCTCGACACGACCGTCATCGGCTCAATCGAGTACGGCATCGACGTATTGGGGGCCTCCCTGATCGTCGTGTTGGCCCACGACCACTGCGGCGCAGTAGCCGCCGCGCACCACACGCTGACCACCGGCGAACAACCCACCGGCTTTGTGCGAGCGATCGTTGACCGCGTCCTGCCCTCGATCGTAAAGACGGGGGGCCCCGGCAAGGAACCGGGCCTGGCCATCAACGCGGAGGAACTGGGCCGCGAGCACGTGCGCCACACCGTCGACATGCTGTACGGCTATTCGGCGCACCTGGCCGCGGCAGTCGATGAGGGCCGCTGCGCGATCGTCGGCGTCGAATACGAACTGCACGACGGAAGAGCTTCCGTGATCGATTCAAGAGGCGACATAAGGTAG
- a CDS encoding class II fumarate hydratase, producing the protein MEYRIEHDTMGEVKVPATALYRAQTQRAAENFPISGTPLERAHIAALAQIKKAAARANAELGVLDPAIAQAIVDAADAVAAGHYDGDFPVDVFQTGSGTSSNMNANEVIATLATRALGREVHPNDHVNASQSSNDVFPTSVHIAATAGVMHDLIPALAHLADALADKSQEFAVVVKSGRTHLMDATPVTLGQEFGGYAAAIGYGIERLQAALPRVAEVPLGGTAVGTGINTPKGFPQRVIALLREDTGLPLTEARNHFEAQSARDGLVELSGALRTIAVSLTKICNDLRWMGSGPNTGLGEIAIPDLQPGSSIMPGKVNPVIPEAVLMVAARVIGNDATVAWAGASGAFELNVQIPVIALGVLESLRLLTNASVVLADKTVAGLTAHVDRCRTLAESSPSIVTPLNRVIGYEAAAKVAKHAVKDGVTVRQAVIDLGFVERGELTIEQLDQALDVLSMT; encoded by the coding sequence ATGGAATACCGCATCGAACACGACACCATGGGCGAAGTCAAGGTTCCAGCGACGGCGCTGTACCGGGCCCAGACCCAGCGCGCCGCCGAGAACTTCCCGATTTCGGGAACGCCGCTGGAGCGCGCGCACATCGCGGCGCTGGCGCAGATTAAGAAGGCGGCCGCGCGGGCGAACGCCGAACTGGGTGTGCTGGACCCCGCCATCGCGCAGGCAATAGTCGATGCGGCGGACGCCGTCGCCGCGGGGCACTACGACGGCGATTTCCCAGTGGATGTGTTCCAAACGGGGTCGGGGACCTCGTCCAATATGAACGCCAATGAGGTGATCGCCACCCTTGCCACGCGCGCATTGGGCCGCGAGGTACACCCCAATGACCACGTCAACGCGTCGCAATCGTCGAACGACGTGTTCCCGACCTCCGTGCACATCGCCGCCACCGCCGGAGTCATGCACGACCTGATTCCGGCGCTCGCCCACCTGGCGGACGCGCTGGCCGACAAGTCCCAGGAATTTGCGGTCGTGGTCAAGTCTGGGCGCACGCACCTCATGGATGCCACGCCCGTGACGCTGGGGCAAGAATTCGGCGGATACGCGGCCGCGATCGGCTACGGCATCGAGCGTTTGCAGGCTGCCCTGCCGCGGGTCGCGGAGGTGCCCCTTGGCGGCACCGCGGTCGGTACCGGAATCAACACGCCGAAGGGGTTTCCGCAACGCGTCATCGCGCTGCTGCGCGAGGACACCGGCCTGCCGCTGACAGAGGCGCGCAACCATTTCGAGGCCCAATCGGCGCGCGACGGGCTGGTCGAACTGTCCGGCGCGCTGCGCACCATCGCCGTTTCCCTGACCAAAATATGCAACGACCTGCGCTGGATGGGTTCGGGGCCCAACACGGGACTAGGCGAGATCGCCATCCCGGACCTACAGCCCGGCTCGTCGATCATGCCCGGCAAGGTCAACCCCGTGATTCCGGAGGCGGTCCTGATGGTGGCCGCGCGCGTTATCGGTAACGACGCGACGGTCGCGTGGGCGGGCGCCTCGGGTGCGTTCGAGCTGAACGTGCAAATCCCCGTGATCGCGCTGGGCGTTTTGGAATCGTTGCGCCTGCTCACCAACGCATCGGTGGTGCTGGCGGACAAGACCGTGGCGGGCCTGACGGCACACGTCGATCGCTGCCGCACCCTGGCTGAGTCCTCGCCATCGATCGTGACCCCGCTGAACCGGGTGATTGGGTACGAGGCCGCCGCCAAGGTCGCCAAGCACGCCGTAAAAGATGGCGTCACGGTGCGCCAGGCGGTCATTGACCTGGGCTTCGTTGAGCGCGGGGAACTGACCATCGAGCAGCTCGATCAGGCGCTCGACGTCCTGTCGATGACCTGA
- a CDS encoding alpha/beta hydrolase-fold protein: MRLPGGQTGWWHVSGELQPNAPLIVALDGETWAPVLPGVIDAMVGAKVLPACVLVLVPAGDRSNRWRHLGSPDAARYIADTLIAWARLADPRITTDPARTVVAGQSLGGLTALRVWESGAASAVAQSSSLWMEPAVKPPATNATHLYAEVGEREWVLAPLHRQTVARYPGVMYHEFDGGHDDACWRGGIARGLAQVIDRTSSA; encoded by the coding sequence GTGCGGCTGCCCGGCGGGCAAACGGGGTGGTGGCACGTCTCCGGCGAACTCCAACCCAACGCTCCGCTCATCGTTGCGCTGGACGGCGAAACCTGGGCGCCGGTGCTGCCGGGCGTCATTGACGCGATGGTGGGAGCCAAGGTGCTGCCCGCCTGCGTGCTGGTCTTGGTGCCGGCCGGGGATCGCAGCAACCGGTGGCGGCATCTCGGTTCCCCGGATGCCGCCCGCTACATCGCCGACACGCTCATTGCGTGGGCCCGTCTCGCCGATCCGCGCATCACGACCGACCCCGCACGCACGGTCGTGGCGGGCCAGTCGCTGGGCGGCCTCACGGCCCTGCGGGTGTGGGAAAGCGGGGCGGCAAGCGCGGTGGCGCAGTCCTCGTCCCTATGGATGGAACCAGCGGTGAAACCGCCGGCCACAAACGCCACCCACCTCTACGCGGAGGTGGGGGAGCGAGAATGGGTGCTTGCGCCGCTGCACCGGCAAACCGTCGCCCGATACCCGGGGGTGATGTACCACGAATTCGATGGTGGTCACGACGACGCCTGCTGGCGCGGGGGAATTGCGCGGGGCTTGGCTCAGGTCATCGACAGGACGTCGAGCGCCTGA
- a CDS encoding PhoH family protein, producing the protein MALTYVIDTSVLLSDPRAFDRFAEHHVVVPVVVVTELEAKRHHPDLGYFARSALRYLDDLRIKHGRLDTAVPVGDQGGSIRIELNHIDQGVLPAGFRLGDNDSRILAVAANLAADGEGVTVVSKDLPMRVKAAALGLNAEEYRAQSAPNSGWTGVEHLEVLGAELDALWQNDALALADLHDEARAAAQAWPCNAGVVLHCDSGSALARLSADKHLELVRGDQQVFGLHGRSAEQRLAIAALLDPAVGIVSIGGRAGTGKSALALAAGIEQVMEQQVFRKVIVFRPLFAVGGQELGYLPGAEAEKMNPWGQAVFDTLGSLVSPTVVEEIVDRGMLEVLPLTHIRGRSLHDAFVIVDEAQSLERNVLLTVLSRIGKNAKVVLTHDVAQRDNLRVGRHDGVASVVESLKGQPLFSHTTLVRPERSAVAALVTEMLESLEVA; encoded by the coding sequence ATGGCTCTGACATACGTCATCGACACGTCGGTGTTGCTTTCGGACCCGCGTGCATTCGACCGATTCGCGGAACACCACGTGGTCGTCCCCGTTGTTGTTGTAACGGAGCTAGAGGCCAAACGCCACCATCCGGACCTGGGATACTTTGCCAGGTCGGCGCTGCGTTACCTGGACGATCTGCGCATCAAGCACGGCAGGCTCGACACCGCGGTGCCGGTGGGGGACCAGGGCGGGAGTATCCGCATCGAGCTGAACCACATCGATCAGGGCGTGCTCCCCGCGGGATTTAGGCTCGGCGACAACGATTCGCGGATACTTGCGGTCGCCGCCAACCTCGCCGCCGACGGCGAAGGGGTGACGGTCGTTTCCAAGGACTTGCCCATGCGTGTCAAGGCCGCCGCGCTGGGGCTCAATGCTGAGGAATATCGGGCTCAATCGGCGCCGAATTCGGGTTGGACCGGAGTCGAGCACCTGGAAGTCCTTGGCGCGGAACTCGACGCCCTGTGGCAGAACGACGCGCTGGCACTCGCCGATCTGCACGATGAGGCGCGCGCTGCGGCGCAGGCCTGGCCCTGCAACGCCGGGGTGGTATTGCACTGCGATAGCGGTTCGGCGCTCGCGCGGCTGAGCGCCGATAAGCACCTCGAACTGGTGCGCGGCGACCAACAAGTATTCGGCCTGCACGGGCGCTCGGCCGAACAACGACTTGCGATCGCCGCACTGCTGGATCCCGCCGTCGGCATAGTGTCGATCGGCGGGCGCGCAGGCACCGGAAAATCCGCGCTTGCGCTCGCCGCGGGGATAGAACAGGTCATGGAACAGCAGGTATTCCGCAAGGTCATCGTATTCAGGCCGCTGTTTGCCGTCGGTGGGCAAGAACTCGGCTACCTGCCGGGAGCCGAGGCCGAGAAAATGAACCCCTGGGGACAGGCCGTCTTCGACACGCTCGGATCGTTGGTTTCGCCGACCGTGGTGGAGGAAATAGTCGACCGCGGGATGCTCGAAGTCCTGCCGCTGACCCACATTCGCGGCAGGTCGCTCCATGACGCGTTCGTGATCGTCGACGAGGCCCAATCGCTGGAACGCAACGTGTTGTTGACCGTGCTCTCGCGCATAGGTAAGAATGCCAAGGTGGTCCTGACTCACGACGTCGCGCAGCGCGATAATCTGCGCGTGGGCAGGCACGATGGGGTTGCATCCGTCGTCGAATCGCTCAAGGGGCAGCCGCTGTTTTCGCACACCACACTGGTGCGCCCGGAGCGATCCGCGGTCGCGGCTCTGGTCACCGAAATGCTCGAATCCCTGGAGGTTGCGTAG
- a CDS encoding TetR/AcrR family transcriptional regulator, translated as MRSDRERRSSACLAARGSAGGGAGTAVADPGDGTSAVTNPATGTAGAGAAFADPGGGTPAGAGAAVAPRRRLDRERCHAALLAAAFDLTRTRGPDAYSFSDIAARAGVSRRTVFNHFPTRESLTLEMCGHVLAAAVDRIEVTLARDSPMNKDEFFASLTSALLAADLPAAAADITTVVGTDASPAKQNAILRLVLERVNQIFADHARRAFPAVSDFAIALLVSQITSGIVTASTYWHETYRPTDWPGHVRLLVAGIATGHPASPAH; from the coding sequence GTGAGAAGCGATCGCGAACGACGCTCGAGTGCGTGCCTCGCCGCGCGCGGGAGCGCGGGTGGGGGCGCGGGCACGGCGGTTGCGGATCCCGGCGACGGGACATCCGCGGTCACGAATCCGGCCACGGGCACGGCGGGCGCGGGCGCGGCGTTCGCGGATCCGGGCGGCGGGACACCCGCGGGCGCGGGCGCGGCGGTCGCGCCGAGGCGCCGCTTAGACCGCGAGCGCTGTCACGCAGCACTGCTCGCAGCGGCATTCGACCTCACGCGCACCCGCGGCCCCGACGCTTACTCGTTTTCGGACATCGCCGCGCGTGCGGGCGTCTCCCGGCGCACGGTCTTCAACCACTTCCCGACGCGGGAATCGCTCACGCTCGAAATGTGCGGCCACGTGCTCGCCGCGGCGGTTGATCGCATCGAAGTGACGCTGGCCCGCGACTCGCCAATGAATAAGGACGAGTTCTTCGCCTCCCTCACTAGCGCCCTTCTTGCCGCGGATCTGCCAGCCGCTGCCGCGGACATCACCACTGTCGTGGGAACCGATGCCAGCCCCGCCAAGCAAAACGCGATCTTGCGCCTGGTTCTGGAGCGCGTCAACCAGATATTTGCGGACCATGCGCGCAGGGCGTTCCCGGCGGTCAGCGACTTTGCGATAGCGCTCCTGGTCAGCCAGATCACCAGCGGCATAGTGACCGCCTCGACCTATTGGCATGAAACTTACCGGCCCACCGATTGGCCGGGACACGTCCGCCTGCTCGTCGCAGGCATCGCGACGGGTCACCCCGCATCACCAGCACACTGA
- a CDS encoding MMPL family transporter produces MASFLYRIGGVSARRPWLVVTAWMVVVAIAAATYSAFAGAMTSQITIPNTPTSKVTDMLASEFPSASGGSGTVVVTTEDGSAFTDAQRAAVSAVVTEIGDVAGVAGAVDPFTVEEQKSQQQEQLAAGQKQAQEASEQIKESQATIDEGRAAITAGRTELGNQIAQAKAAGLYEANKSEFNRQQEALDDKTTELDQAQAKVDASTAAIAASTPKADAGAQLLAAAREFRTVAADGSTAIITVQFTDRAMAVPQSVIDSVVGIVNTANIGGVSFYASNDLVQTIPKILGPAEIIGVLIAAIVLVVMLGTVIGAGLPIGAALMGVAVATLGSLSLSGVIDFISVTPVLGIMLGLAVGIDYSLFILSRHRRQLKAGMGAAESIALANGTSGNAVGFAGTTVIIALLGLNLTRIPFLALMGNVAAFAVLVAILIAVTLTPALLSLIGKRILRRSERATIGHEEHVAQTNRPMNTWRALATVLLGAVGLIVIALPATTMRLGLPDGSAEPVGSSAYNAYNVVADKFGAGFDARLLVVATMPQAVDDESATLAQAAMTTQIMKYPDVVAVVPIGVSDSGKVIAYQVIPREGPNAESTFTLVSDLRAASPLTVSDQSISIGVAGSTSATIDVSNRLADVLPMYLSVVVGLSFLILMIAFRSILVPLIASAGFVLSLLASFGGITAIYQWGWFAGVFDVNSPGPILAFLPVLTIGILFGLAMDYQLFIAAGMRESFVHGASPRIAVRRGYLAGRSVVAAAAVIMISVFGGFVFADSHMIRSIGFALAFGVLLDAFVVRMMIIPAAMHLLGGAAWWIPRWLDRLLPDADIEGAKLEREHPPVEQESPVESNPRFPRSPVE; encoded by the coding sequence TTGGCTTCATTTCTCTATCGCATCGGTGGCGTCAGCGCCCGCAGGCCGTGGCTCGTGGTCACGGCTTGGATGGTGGTCGTGGCGATCGCCGCAGCGACTTACAGCGCCTTCGCCGGGGCGATGACGTCTCAAATCACGATCCCAAATACGCCCACCTCCAAAGTCACCGACATGCTCGCCAGCGAGTTCCCGTCTGCGTCCGGTGGGAGCGGCACCGTCGTGGTCACCACAGAAGACGGGTCCGCCTTCACCGACGCGCAACGCGCGGCAGTATCGGCTGTCGTCACCGAAATAGGCGACGTCGCCGGGGTCGCCGGCGCGGTCGATCCGTTCACGGTCGAAGAGCAAAAGTCCCAACAGCAAGAACAGCTGGCCGCGGGGCAGAAACAGGCGCAAGAGGCCAGCGAGCAGATCAAAGAATCTCAGGCCACGATCGACGAGGGCCGGGCGGCAATCACCGCCGGGCGCACCGAGTTGGGAAACCAGATCGCACAGGCAAAGGCCGCCGGCCTCTATGAGGCGAACAAGTCCGAGTTCAACCGCCAGCAAGAGGCCCTCGATGATAAGACCACGGAGCTAGACCAGGCGCAGGCCAAGGTCGATGCGTCGACTGCCGCCATCGCCGCTTCCACGCCCAAGGCCGACGCGGGCGCGCAGTTGCTCGCAGCCGCTCGGGAATTCCGCACCGTGGCCGCCGATGGCAGCACTGCAATCATCACGGTGCAGTTCACCGACCGCGCGATGGCCGTTCCGCAGTCCGTGATCGACTCGGTAGTCGGGATCGTGAACACGGCGAACATCGGCGGTGTCAGCTTCTACGCCTCGAACGACCTGGTGCAAACCATTCCGAAGATTCTGGGGCCAGCGGAAATAATCGGTGTCCTGATCGCCGCGATAGTTCTGGTGGTGATGCTTGGAACTGTGATCGGCGCGGGTCTTCCCATCGGCGCCGCTCTCATGGGAGTCGCCGTCGCGACCCTGGGGTCGCTATCCCTTTCCGGCGTCATCGATTTCATCTCAGTGACACCAGTGCTAGGGATCATGCTGGGGTTGGCGGTCGGGATCGACTACTCCTTGTTCATCTTGAGCAGGCACCGTCGTCAGCTCAAAGCTGGGATGGGAGCGGCTGAATCCATCGCATTAGCGAACGGCACGTCCGGCAACGCCGTTGGGTTCGCGGGAACGACCGTAATCATCGCACTACTGGGCCTGAACTTGACAAGGATTCCGTTCCTGGCACTGATGGGCAATGTTGCGGCGTTCGCGGTGCTCGTCGCTATTCTCATTGCTGTAACGCTCACACCAGCGCTGCTGTCGCTGATCGGGAAGCGGATCCTGCGGCGATCGGAGCGCGCCACCATAGGCCACGAGGAGCACGTCGCCCAGACCAATCGCCCCATGAACACCTGGCGCGCGCTGGCGACCGTGCTGCTGGGCGCCGTGGGACTGATCGTGATAGCGCTCCCCGCGACTACCATGCGCCTGGGCCTGCCGGATGGTTCGGCGGAGCCTGTCGGCTCCAGTGCCTACAACGCATACAACGTGGTTGCCGACAAATTCGGGGCCGGCTTCGATGCGCGGCTACTTGTAGTCGCGACCATGCCACAGGCCGTGGACGACGAGTCCGCAACGCTGGCGCAGGCGGCGATGACCACGCAGATCATGAAGTACCCCGATGTCGTGGCCGTCGTCCCGATCGGTGTTTCTGATAGCGGGAAGGTCATCGCCTACCAGGTCATTCCCCGCGAGGGACCCAACGCCGAGTCAACGTTCACCCTGGTCAGCGACCTGCGTGCGGCTTCTCCGCTGACGGTATCGGACCAGAGCATTTCCATAGGCGTGGCCGGATCGACCAGCGCAACGATCGATGTGTCGAACCGGCTCGCCGACGTGTTGCCCATGTACCTATCCGTGGTGGTGGGGTTATCGTTCCTCATCTTGATGATCGCGTTCCGGTCAATACTTGTGCCGCTGATAGCATCCGCCGGGTTCGTTTTGTCGCTGCTCGCATCGTTCGGTGGCATTACGGCGATCTACCAGTGGGGCTGGTTCGCCGGCGTGTTCGACGTCAACTCCCCCGGACCGATTCTGGCATTCCTGCCGGTCCTGACCATCGGAATTCTGTTCGGCTTGGCCATGGATTATCAACTCTTCATCGCTGCGGGTATGCGCGAATCTTTCGTGCACGGGGCGAGCCCGCGAATCGCGGTGCGACGCGGTTACCTAGCGGGAAGGTCCGTCGTCGCGGCCGCGGCCGTGATCATGATTTCGGTATTTGGCGGGTTCGTCTTCGCTGACTCGCACATGATCCGGTCTATCGGATTCGCACTCGCGTTCGGGGTGTTGCTTGATGCCTTTGTGGTTCGCATGATGATAATCCCGGCGGCGATGCACCTTTTGGGAGGCGCCGCGTGGTGGATACCGCGGTGGCTGGACCGCCTGCTGCCCGACGCGGACATCGAGGGGGCCAAGCTCGAGCGCGAGCACCCGCCGGTCGAGCAGGAATCGCCGGTCGAGAGTAACCCGCGCTTCCCCCGGTCGCCGGTCGA